A stretch of the Vigna radiata var. radiata cultivar VC1973A chromosome 9, Vradiata_ver6, whole genome shotgun sequence genome encodes the following:
- the LOC106773271 gene encoding probable polygalacturonase At3g15720, with protein MDLAMPTSLFSNMQRLMTILLILGFVSPCSCVRWRVSTQTNTYNVIDYGAHGDGKSDDSEAFLSAWKDTCGAQQTGTLVIPPKGEFLLNYITLNGPCNAPSVNIQLQGKIVAAGKNEWIKVSEIKNPKTKGLTNETSNLIVISNVTNLSIDGSGGSIDGYGSTWWNCQSCERPTILRFKFCNDLTVSNLTITNSPKAHIRINSCENATFSDISIRSPGDSPNTDGFDIYTSKNILIQNSTIQCGDDCIAISGGSSNISATGIACGPGHGISIGSLGRNKAYDTVEEVLVKNCTFTNTENGARIKTVPGGSGYARNITFENITIIDADNPIIIDQYYDSYGKAESGALNVSDVIFRGFSGTSAKEKAITLNCCPSGCFDIVLDHVDIVSSKPGKPASCSCNNAHGKATNTVPECSLSS; from the exons ATGGATCTTGCCATGCCAACTTCACTCTTCTCAAACATGCAAAGACTAATGACTATTCTTTTGATCCTTGGTTTTGTTTCACCATGTTCATGTGTGAGGTGGAGAGTTAGTACCCAAACCAATACTTATAATGTGATAGACTACGGTGCTCATGGTGATGGCAAATCTGATGATTCTGAG GCTTTTCTAAGTGCATGGAAAGACACATGTGGAGCACAACAAACAGGAACCCTAGTTATACCACCAAAAGGAGAATTCTTGCTAAATTACATAACGCTCAACGGTCCTTGCAATGCCCCAAGTGTTAATATTCAG CTTCAAGGGAAAATAGTTGCAGCTGGGAAGAATGAGTGGATAAAAGTGTCAGAaatcaaaaaccccaaaacaaAAGGTCTCACAAATGAAACGTCCAATTTGATAGTAATATCAAACGTAACTAATCTGTCAATTGATGGAAGTGGAGGATCAATCGATGGCTATGGTTCTACTTGGTGGAACTGCCAATCTTGCGAACGACCAACG ATTCTGAGATTCAAATTTTGTAATGATCTTACTGTTAGTAATCTGACCATTACTAACAGCCCAAAAGCTCACATAAGAATAAATAGTTGTGAGAATGCCACATTCTCTGATATCAGCATTCGTTCTCCTGGTGACAGCCCCAACACTGATGGATTCGACATTTACACTTCCAAAAACATTTTGATTCAAAATTCCACTATACAATGTG GTGATGATTGCATAGCAATCAGTGGTGGCTCTTCCAACATCAGTGCTACTGGAATTGCTTGTGGACCAGGCCATGGAATAAG CATTGGCAGCCTGGGTAGAAACAAAGCGTATGATACAGTGGAAGAAGTTCTTGTAAAAAATTGCACTTTCACAAACACTGAAAATGGAGCAAGAATTAAGACAGTCCCA GGTGGATCAGGTTATGCAAGAAATATCACTTTTGAGAACATCACAATAATAGATGCTGACAACCCAATAATTATAGATCAGTACTATGATAGTTATGGAAAAGCAGAg AGTGGAGCATTGAATGTGAGCGATGTGATATTCCGTGGATTTAGTGGCACATCTGCAAAGGAGAAAGCTATTACCCTGAATTGCTGTCCATCAGGTTGTTTCGACATTGTATTGGATCATGTTGACATTGTCTCGTCTAAACCTGGAAAACCAGCTTCTTGTTCTTGCAATAATGCTCATGGGAAAGCTACAAACACGGTTCCAGAATGTTCTTTATCGTCATAA
- the LOC106773272 gene encoding probable polygalacturonase At3g15720 — MATLVIPANYRFLLSPLMLKGPCHASNIQIQIQGKVIAAEKNAWASYKYTWILISNVNGLTVDGSGGSLDGFGSSWWSCRNCQRPSVITFNSCNGLSVSSLNIINSPKAHININNCVGATFSAISIQSPGDTHNTDGIDVYASKNIWIKDSTIACGDDCIAISGGSSYVNVTGTACGPGHGISVGSLGNGNSNTVEQVHVQNCNFTNTQNGARIKTYADGSGYARGITFEEITLIQARNPIIIDQFYTNKGVSLKNGGVEVRGITFRGFHGTSMTGEAITLNCGPQGCFNITLDQINIASSQQGKPASCSCKNAHGTATSSVPNCPSLLP; from the exons ATGGCAACTCTGGTCATACCTGCAAACTATCGATTCCTTCTGTCACCCTTAATGCTAAAGGGTCCTTGCCATGCctcaaatattcaaattcag ATTCAAGGGAAAGTAATTGCAGCTGAGAAGAATGCATGGGCATCATATAAGTATACTTggattttgatctcaaatgtaAATGGTCTGACAGTGGATGGAAGTGGAGGATCGCTGGATGGCTTCGGTTCTTCATGGTGGTCATGCAGAAACTGTCAACGTCCATCG GTCATTACTTTCAATTCATGCAATGGTCTTAGTGTTAGCTCCTTGAACATCATTAACAGTCCAAAAGCTCacataaacataaacaattGTGTGGGAGCCACATTCTCTGCTATCAGTATTCAGTCTCCCGGTGACACTCACAACACTGATGGAATTGATGTTTATGCTTCAAAAAATATCTGGATCAAAGATTCTACTATTGCATGTG GTGATGATTGCATTGCGATCAGTGGTGGCTCTTCTTATGTCAATGTTACTGGGACTGCCTGTGGACCAGGCCATGGAATAAG TGTTGGGAGCTTGGGAAATGGCAATAGTAACACAGTGGAACAAGTTCATGTACAAAATTGTAACTTCACCAACACACAAAATGGAGCAAGAATTAAGACATATGCG GATGGATCAGGTTATGCAAGAGGAATCACATTTGAGGAAATTACATTGATACAAGCTCGAAACCCAATAATTATTGACCAATTCTACACTAACAAAGGCGTATCTTTAAAG AATGGAGGAGTTGAAGTGAGAGGAATAACATTTCGTGGATTTCATGGAACAAGTATGACTGGTGAAGCTATTACCTTAAATTGTGGTCCACAAGGTTGTTTCAACATTACATTGGATCAAATTAACATTGCCTCTTCTCAACAAGGAAAACCAGCTTCCTGTTCTTGCAAAAATGCCCACGGAACAGCCACATCTTCTGTTCCAAATTGTCCTTCCTTATTGCCATGA